Proteins from a genomic interval of Anatilimnocola floriformis:
- a CDS encoding alpha/beta hydrolase, with protein MLMRIWPTLVCLLAFCSLASAQEAKPEPKKTEAKPAEKKAPPPRLDPTVANFKYGTESERQVFDFWQAKSDRPTPLVLLIHGGGWQNGDKTGYGTTTIKPFLDEGISVAALNYRFINQAMEQKVVPPVKAPLHDAARALQTIRSKAKEWNIDVKKVGATGGSAGACTSLWLALHDDLADPKSSDPIAQQSTKLQVAAVTGAQTSLDPKELREWMPNAIYGGHAFGFAAKDRKRPEEFDLLIENREKVLPWIKEYSPIELVDKNDPPIYMEFGGAKPPVIGEKQDDPTHSALYGVKLAERMEPTGVECVVSYPSKKDTKYGNVTKFLIAKLKDK; from the coding sequence ATGCTCATGCGTATCTGGCCCACCCTGGTTTGCTTGTTGGCATTTTGCTCGCTCGCTTCCGCCCAGGAGGCCAAGCCCGAACCGAAGAAAACCGAAGCCAAACCGGCCGAGAAGAAAGCCCCGCCGCCGCGCCTCGATCCAACCGTGGCTAACTTCAAATATGGCACCGAGAGCGAACGGCAGGTCTTTGATTTCTGGCAAGCCAAGTCCGATCGCCCCACGCCTCTCGTGCTGCTGATTCACGGCGGCGGTTGGCAGAACGGCGACAAGACGGGCTACGGCACGACCACGATCAAGCCGTTTCTCGACGAAGGGATTTCCGTCGCCGCGCTCAACTATCGCTTCATCAATCAAGCCATGGAACAAAAGGTCGTGCCGCCGGTGAAGGCGCCGCTGCACGATGCGGCCCGCGCGCTGCAAACGATCCGCTCGAAGGCCAAGGAGTGGAATATCGACGTGAAGAAGGTCGGCGCGACTGGCGGTTCAGCGGGCGCGTGTACCTCGCTGTGGCTCGCGCTGCACGACGATCTGGCCGATCCCAAGAGCAGCGATCCGATCGCGCAGCAATCGACCAAGTTGCAAGTCGCCGCCGTGACCGGCGCGCAGACTTCGCTCGATCCCAAGGAGCTCCGCGAGTGGATGCCCAACGCCATCTACGGCGGGCATGCGTTTGGTTTTGCAGCGAAAGATCGGAAGCGGCCTGAAGAGTTTGACCTGCTGATAGAAAATCGCGAAAAGGTGCTGCCGTGGATCAAGGAATACTCGCCGATCGAACTCGTCGACAAAAACGATCCGCCGATCTACATGGAATTTGGCGGAGCCAAGCCGCCGGTGATTGGCGAAAAGCAGGATGACCCGACGCACTCGGCCCTCTACGGTGTAAAGCTCGCCGAGCGAATGGAACCGACGGGCGTGGAATGCGTGGTGTCGTATCCGTCGAAAAAGGATACGAAGTACGGCAACGTGACGAAGTTTTTGATCGCCAAGCTGAAGGATAAATAG
- a CDS encoding phytoene desaturase family protein, producing the protein MTNYDTLIIGAGMSGLAAGIRLAYYDQKVCICERHNTIGGLNSFYRLRGRDFDVGLHAVTNFTPKGAKKGPLAILLRQLRMAWEDMALAPQIGSAVAFPGIELRFNNDPKYFQSEVERLFPQQKDNFQRLLDKIAGYDDLNAEMFTISTRQVLNETISDPLLIEMLLCPLMWYGNAREEDMDWGQFSIMFRAIFLEGMARPFRGVRLILKNLVRKFRELGGELKLRSGISKIHVDGQRAAGVVLDNGQELTANVILSSAGVVETLRLCDDLSQAEPARAGELSFVETVSVLDRPPQAMGYDRTIVFYNDSPKFDWQRPRDRLIDARTGVICSPNNFRYAPDEGELPDNMIRITALADFDLWANLSPEKYTLEKLRGYDQVVASAVRFIPDFRHYVVDTDMFTPTTIRRFTWHDNGAVYGAPEKRLDGETHLKNLFLCGTDQGYVGIIGSIISGISMANRHCLQAGPS; encoded by the coding sequence ATGACCAACTACGATACTCTGATCATCGGCGCGGGCATGTCGGGGTTGGCCGCGGGCATTCGGCTGGCGTATTACGACCAGAAGGTTTGCATCTGCGAGCGGCACAACACCATCGGCGGACTGAATTCGTTCTATCGCCTGCGCGGGCGCGACTTCGACGTCGGCTTGCATGCGGTGACCAACTTCACGCCGAAGGGGGCGAAGAAAGGGCCGCTGGCGATTTTGCTGCGGCAGCTGCGAATGGCTTGGGAAGACATGGCCCTCGCGCCGCAGATCGGTTCCGCCGTGGCGTTTCCCGGCATCGAGCTGCGGTTCAATAACGACCCGAAGTATTTTCAAAGCGAAGTCGAACGGCTGTTCCCGCAGCAGAAAGATAATTTTCAGCGGCTGCTCGACAAGATCGCCGGCTACGACGATCTGAATGCCGAGATGTTCACGATCTCGACGCGGCAAGTCTTGAACGAAACGATCAGCGATCCGCTGCTGATCGAAATGCTCCTCTGCCCGCTGATGTGGTACGGCAACGCCCGCGAAGAGGACATGGACTGGGGCCAGTTCAGCATCATGTTTCGGGCAATTTTTCTGGAAGGGATGGCCCGGCCGTTTCGCGGCGTGCGGCTGATCCTGAAAAACCTGGTGCGGAAATTTCGCGAGCTCGGCGGCGAACTGAAACTTCGCAGCGGCATTTCGAAAATTCACGTCGATGGCCAGCGCGCTGCGGGCGTAGTGCTCGACAACGGTCAGGAGCTAACGGCGAATGTGATTTTATCGTCGGCTGGCGTCGTGGAAACTTTGCGACTGTGCGATGACCTGTCGCAAGCCGAGCCGGCGCGGGCGGGTGAATTGTCGTTTGTCGAAACGGTCTCGGTCCTCGATCGGCCGCCGCAAGCGATGGGCTATGACCGGACGATTGTGTTCTACAACGACTCGCCAAAGTTCGATTGGCAACGCCCACGCGATCGGTTGATCGATGCGCGAACGGGCGTGATCTGTTCGCCGAACAATTTCCGCTACGCGCCCGATGAAGGGGAGCTGCCAGACAACATGATCCGGATTACCGCGCTCGCCGATTTCGATCTGTGGGCCAACTTGTCGCCGGAAAAATACACGCTCGAGAAGCTCCGCGGCTACGACCAGGTCGTGGCTTCGGCAGTGCGGTTCATTCCCGATTTTCGGCATTACGTCGTCGACACCGACATGTTCACGCCGACGACCATCCGCCGCTTCACTTGGCACGACAACGGCGCGGTGTATGGCGCGCCCGAGAAGCGACTCGATGGCGAGACGCACCTGAAGAATCTATTTCTTTGCGGCACCGATCAGGGCTACGTCGGCATCATCGGCTCGATCATCAGCGGCATTTCCATGGCGAATCGGCATTGCTTGCAAGCTGGTCCGAGCTAA
- a CDS encoding lysophospholipid acyltransferase family protein — MNRQPYQTPPRWWEPMMTPWIVKLWRPFINRELRRGQKITNIEVQGIEHPQQALRDGCGVMVTPNHSFHYDSYVMIETAHRVGQPFHFLSAWQVFAMSKPYEQRVLQWHGCFSINREAADLKAFKQSVDIVANSPQPLVVFPEGDIYHSNDHVTPFRDGAAAIAMSAAKKADRKVVCIPAALKCFYVKDPSDDLTKVMTRLEERMNWKPRTGKPLAERILAYADGLLALKEIEYIGKQQNGSIPERIQNLANHVLSKHEQTYEVKSNGAIVPERVKEVRRAVIKLLEQEKITEEARRPLVDAMEDMFFVVQLYSYPGNYLHENPPLERIAETLDKFEEDVLGQAFPGIRGERRAIVRFGPPIEIPKERGARDAVQQLTDQLEKSVQGLLDGINRERGGKF, encoded by the coding sequence ATGAATCGTCAGCCTTATCAAACCCCGCCGCGCTGGTGGGAGCCGATGATGACTCCCTGGATCGTCAAGCTTTGGCGGCCGTTCATCAACCGCGAGCTCCGCCGCGGTCAGAAGATCACCAACATCGAAGTTCAAGGAATCGAGCATCCGCAGCAAGCCTTGCGCGATGGTTGCGGCGTGATGGTGACGCCCAATCATTCGTTTCATTACGACTCGTATGTGATGATCGAAACGGCCCATCGGGTGGGCCAGCCGTTTCATTTTCTCAGCGCGTGGCAAGTCTTCGCGATGAGCAAGCCCTACGAACAACGCGTGCTGCAATGGCATGGTTGCTTCAGCATCAATCGCGAAGCAGCCGACCTGAAGGCCTTCAAGCAATCGGTCGATATCGTCGCCAACTCGCCACAGCCGCTGGTCGTCTTTCCTGAAGGGGACATCTATCACAGCAACGATCACGTCACGCCCTTTCGCGACGGCGCGGCTGCCATCGCCATGTCGGCGGCGAAGAAAGCCGATCGCAAGGTCGTGTGCATTCCGGCAGCGTTGAAGTGCTTTTATGTGAAAGACCCCAGCGACGATCTCACGAAAGTGATGACTCGGCTCGAAGAGCGGATGAACTGGAAGCCACGCACCGGCAAGCCGCTGGCCGAACGCATTCTCGCGTACGCCGATGGCTTGCTCGCGCTGAAGGAAATCGAATACATCGGCAAGCAGCAGAACGGCAGCATCCCGGAGCGGATTCAAAATCTCGCGAATCATGTGCTGAGCAAGCACGAGCAGACCTACGAAGTGAAGAGCAACGGCGCGATCGTGCCGGAACGAGTAAAAGAAGTTCGCCGGGCCGTGATCAAACTGCTCGAGCAAGAGAAGATCACCGAGGAAGCCCGCCGACCGCTCGTCGATGCGATGGAAGACATGTTCTTCGTCGTGCAACTCTACAGCTATCCGGGCAACTATCTTCACGAAAATCCGCCGCTCGAACGGATCGCCGAAACCCTCGATAAGTTCGAAGAAGACGTCCTCGGCCAGGCGTTCCCCGGCATCCGCGGCGAACGCCGCGCCATCGTCCGCTTCGGCCCGCCGATCGAGATTCCGAAAGAACGCGGCGCTCGCGACGCAGTGCAGCAGTTGACCGATCAGCTGGAAAAGTCGGTGCAGGGGCTGCTTGATGGAATTAATCGGGAGAGGGGAGGAAAGTTTTGA
- a CDS encoding beta-propeller domain-containing protein has translation MSRIAWLIVCLACCAPLIAQEPIRHSLFIAGPNFTGIIDEEGKEIWNSGKNGARDGFVLPSGNVLIAWSSEAKEFTRDKKVVWEYKLSPENREIGTLERLENGNTLLTELGPKPRLLEVTAEGKIAVEFPLQPETDNAHMQTRMARKLAGGNYLVPHLLAFKVKEYSPDGKVVSQIATDFDELGGRKAETWPFTAIRLASGNTLVTLTHSNRVVEFDSAGKVVWKISNEDFPELKPFADPCGAHRLPNGNTMIASYAATKGIKVFEVSPEKKIVWQYEGPFRAHELQVLTTNGKPIEGKPLK, from the coding sequence ATGTCGCGGATTGCCTGGCTGATTGTTTGTCTCGCGTGCTGTGCTCCTCTGATCGCTCAAGAGCCGATTCGCCATTCGCTCTTTATTGCCGGGCCGAATTTCACCGGCATCATCGATGAAGAGGGAAAGGAGATCTGGAACTCGGGGAAGAACGGCGCCCGTGATGGCTTTGTGTTGCCGAGCGGCAATGTGCTGATTGCCTGGAGCAGCGAAGCCAAGGAATTCACGCGCGATAAGAAGGTCGTGTGGGAATACAAGCTCTCGCCCGAGAACCGCGAGATCGGCACACTCGAGCGACTCGAGAACGGCAACACGTTGCTGACCGAGCTCGGCCCCAAGCCGCGACTGTTGGAAGTGACGGCGGAGGGAAAGATCGCGGTCGAGTTTCCGCTGCAGCCCGAAACCGACAACGCTCACATGCAAACTCGCATGGCCCGCAAACTCGCCGGCGGCAACTACCTGGTGCCGCATCTGCTCGCCTTCAAAGTGAAAGAATATTCACCCGACGGCAAAGTCGTGTCGCAGATCGCCACCGATTTCGATGAACTGGGCGGTCGCAAAGCCGAGACCTGGCCCTTCACCGCCATCCGCCTCGCTAGCGGCAACACGCTGGTCACGCTCACGCACAGCAACCGCGTCGTCGAGTTCGACTCGGCGGGCAAAGTGGTGTGGAAGATCAGCAACGAAGACTTCCCCGAGCTGAAACCGTTTGCCGATCCATGCGGCGCGCATCGCCTGCCGAACGGCAACACGATGATCGCCAGCTACGCCGCGACGAAGGGGATCAAAGTCTTCGAAGTCTCGCCCGAGAAGAAAATCGTCTGGCAATACGAAGGCCCATTCCGCGCGCACGAACTGCAAGTCCTCACTACCAACGGCAAGCCCATTGAAGGGAAGCCGCTGAAGTAA
- a CDS encoding ATP-binding cassette domain-containing protein, whose amino-acid sequence MIELKNVSKSFGALQVLQPTSLVVTPGRCTVLIGPSGCGKSTLLRLMIGLLEPDTGEVLFDGERITAANILECRRRMGYVIQDGGLFPHLTARDNTSLLARHLGWSRKEADKKVDELADLTRLPKIALDKFPAQLSGGQRQRVGIMRGLMLDPNVVLLDEPMGALDPLVRYDLQEDLRGIFKSLNKTVVLVTHDMGEAGFFGDDVILLGGGRIVQRGTLDDLIRRPADEFVAKFVRSQRLPETTAN is encoded by the coding sequence ATGATTGAACTCAAAAACGTCTCCAAATCCTTCGGTGCTCTCCAAGTCCTACAACCGACATCGCTCGTGGTCACGCCGGGGCGCTGCACCGTGTTGATCGGGCCGAGCGGTTGCGGCAAGAGCACGTTGCTGCGCCTGATGATCGGTCTGCTGGAGCCCGACACCGGCGAAGTGCTGTTCGATGGCGAGCGAATCACGGCGGCAAACATTCTGGAATGTCGGCGGCGGATGGGTTACGTCATTCAAGATGGCGGGCTCTTTCCACATCTCACGGCCCGCGACAATACCAGCCTGCTCGCCCGGCACTTGGGCTGGAGCCGCAAAGAAGCCGATAAAAAGGTCGACGAACTAGCCGACCTGACGCGTTTGCCGAAGATCGCGCTCGACAAGTTTCCGGCGCAACTTTCCGGCGGCCAGCGACAGCGCGTGGGGATAATGCGAGGACTGATGCTCGACCCGAATGTGGTCCTGCTCGATGAGCCGATGGGTGCGCTCGACCCGCTCGTGCGTTACGATTTGCAGGAAGACCTCCGCGGCATTTTCAAATCACTCAACAAGACCGTCGTCCTCGTCACGCACGACATGGGCGAAGCCGGTTTCTTTGGCGACGATGTGATCCTGCTCGGCGGCGGTCGCATTGTGCAACGCGGCACGCTCGACGATCTCATTCGCCGACCTGCCGATGAGTTCGTCGCCAAGTTTGTTCGCTCGCAGCGCCTTCCCGAGACCACAGCTAACTAA
- a CDS encoding RNA polymerase sigma factor, giving the protein MQRRTMEAMSSSASSSNPPASFATTHWSIVLEAGQGKDADGAIALAELCRKYWLPLYAYVRRRVPDANEAQDLTQEFFARLLEKELLAQAAPERGRFRSFLLTAMQNFLTNEWRKAHASKRGGGQRTLSLDFTAGDSKLNFEPGHDWTAERIFERNWCITLLDHVLTQLRDEFTASGKAELFTALRPFISSNRQEGSFAALAEQLNMTEGAVKVAAHRLRKRYRELLRAELAQTVADPADVDDEIAWLFSALA; this is encoded by the coding sequence ATGCAGCGACGTACAATGGAAGCCATGAGCAGCAGCGCGTCTTCTTCGAATCCACCGGCTTCATTTGCCACGACGCACTGGAGCATCGTGCTCGAAGCGGGCCAAGGCAAAGATGCCGACGGTGCGATCGCGCTCGCCGAGCTCTGCCGCAAATACTGGTTGCCGCTCTATGCCTATGTTCGTCGTCGTGTGCCCGATGCCAACGAAGCCCAGGATCTGACACAGGAATTCTTCGCGCGGCTGCTCGAGAAAGAATTGCTCGCCCAAGCCGCTCCCGAGCGAGGCCGCTTTCGCAGCTTTCTGCTGACGGCGATGCAGAACTTTCTGACGAACGAATGGCGGAAAGCGCACGCCAGTAAACGGGGTGGCGGCCAACGAACTCTCTCACTCGATTTCACGGCCGGCGATTCGAAACTGAACTTCGAGCCAGGTCACGACTGGACGGCCGAGCGAATCTTCGAGCGCAATTGGTGCATCACGCTCCTCGACCATGTTCTCACGCAACTGCGCGATGAATTTACTGCGTCGGGAAAAGCTGAGCTCTTCACCGCCCTCCGGCCATTCATCAGCAGCAATCGGCAGGAAGGTTCATTCGCCGCGCTGGCAGAACAGCTCAACATGACCGAAGGGGCCGTGAAAGTCGCGGCCCATCGCTTGCGCAAGCGCTATCGCGAATTGCTTCGTGCCGAACTGGCCCAAACCGTCGCCGACCCAGCCGATGTCGACGACGAGATTGCCTGGTTATTCAGCGCGCTTGCGTAA
- the larC gene encoding nickel pincer cofactor biosynthesis protein LarC, with the protein MKIAYFDCPSGISGDMMLGALVDCGVDLAAIQAGVDSLGFTQINFSATEVKRKGFRGQKVSIDHPKEQAHRHLHHIVDKIEASTVLTPAQKDLATRIFTCVGVAEARVHGSTLRKVHFHEVGAVDSIADIVGSAIGLSLLGVDRIVCSPIPVGTGFIEIEHGRVSVPAPAVAEILKGIPISPSAVPFELTTPTGAAIVATVADEFGPLPAMKIRSIGLGAGDRDLKEQPNLLRLIVGEVDEHLLSDQVWVLETNLDDISGEVIGHTTTKLLEAGALDVYTTAIQMKKNRPGTLVTVLCSPELIAKSEKILFKETGTLGIRRWPASRHKLERRAHNIITPWGEIQGKLAVLSDGSLSFSPEFESCKKIAAEKNVPLKDVYDLALRTWGEASPS; encoded by the coding sequence ATGAAAATTGCTTACTTCGATTGTCCCAGCGGTATCAGCGGCGACATGATGCTCGGCGCCCTCGTCGATTGCGGCGTCGATCTCGCCGCCATCCAAGCCGGCGTCGACTCCCTCGGCTTTACACAAATCAACTTCTCCGCGACCGAGGTCAAGCGGAAGGGATTTCGCGGCCAGAAGGTCAGCATCGACCATCCCAAGGAACAAGCCCACCGCCATCTGCATCACATTGTCGACAAGATCGAAGCGAGCACGGTCCTCACACCGGCGCAAAAAGATCTCGCGACGCGCATTTTCACCTGCGTGGGTGTCGCCGAAGCCCGCGTGCATGGCAGCACGTTGCGCAAGGTTCACTTTCACGAAGTGGGCGCGGTCGATTCGATCGCCGACATCGTCGGCAGCGCGATCGGCTTGTCGCTGCTCGGCGTCGATCGCATCGTTTGCTCGCCCATTCCCGTTGGCACCGGCTTTATCGAAATCGAGCATGGCCGAGTGAGCGTTCCGGCGCCTGCTGTTGCCGAAATTCTCAAGGGTATTCCGATTTCGCCGTCGGCAGTGCCGTTTGAATTGACCACGCCGACGGGGGCTGCAATTGTCGCGACCGTTGCCGATGAATTCGGGCCGCTGCCGGCCATGAAGATCCGTTCGATCGGCCTCGGCGCCGGCGATCGCGATCTGAAGGAACAGCCGAACCTGCTGCGACTCATCGTCGGCGAAGTCGATGAGCATCTTCTCAGCGATCAGGTGTGGGTGCTGGAGACCAACCTCGACGACATCAGCGGCGAAGTGATTGGCCATACCACGACGAAGCTGCTGGAAGCGGGTGCGCTCGATGTCTACACCACCGCGATTCAAATGAAAAAGAACCGCCCGGGCACGCTCGTGACGGTTCTCTGCTCGCCAGAGTTAATCGCCAAGAGCGAAAAGATTCTCTTCAAAGAAACCGGCACCCTCGGCATCCGCCGCTGGCCCGCGAGCCGCCATAAGCTCGAGCGGCGAGCCCACAACATCATCACGCCCTGGGGCGAAATCCAAGGCAAACTCGCGGTCCTTAGCGACGGCAGTTTGAGCTTCTCGCCGGAGTTTGAGAGCTGCAAAAAGATCGCCGCCGAGAAGAACGTGCCGTTGAAGGACGTTTACGATCTCGCCCTGCGAACTTGGGGTGAGGCCAGTCCTTCGTAA
- the xseA gene encoding exodeoxyribonuclease VII large subunit, with translation MAKGWLFGDDESAEPAAQPPRKPVALAREKSAAPKTAARKPAEKTPTPEPIAAPPPPLPKPVEPKPKVLTVSQLTNSIQSTLQNTFAGIGVSGEISEVSRPHSGHIYFTLKDETSQIKCILWKTSAQRLKFELEEGQKVIVHGDLDVYPPRGTYQLIVQRIEPQGIGALQLAFKQLQERLAKEGLFHPGRKRSLPRFPQRIGFVTSPSGAAIHDFLQVIRRRWPNVHVLVIPAKVQGPGAAADVVRGIQLANQLQPALDVLVVGRGGGSIEDLWCFNEEPVVRAIFASLVPVVSAVGHEVDVTLADLVADVRALTPTEAAERIVPSAEDLRMQLATIGRRMKMSLQGQLNSARRQLELLASRRVLTHPLDRIHDRARRLDELSQTMDHAIRRRAQRSRDALVAIAAQLEALSPLQVLSRGYSVTQKSDDSLVRSASDLAVGDTIRTRLSSGEVTSRVEQVKPEKKK, from the coding sequence ATGGCAAAGGGCTGGCTATTTGGCGATGACGAATCGGCGGAACCAGCGGCACAGCCGCCGAGGAAGCCCGTAGCGTTAGCGAGGGAGAAATCGGCTGCGCCCAAAACTGCTGCACGCAAACCGGCAGAGAAAACGCCCACACCGGAACCAATCGCAGCTCCGCCGCCACCGCTGCCCAAACCGGTTGAGCCGAAGCCCAAAGTTCTCACCGTCTCGCAGCTCACGAACTCGATACAGAGCACGCTGCAAAACACCTTCGCCGGCATCGGCGTGAGTGGTGAAATCTCGGAAGTCTCGCGGCCTCATTCGGGTCACATCTATTTCACGCTGAAGGACGAAACGTCGCAGATCAAATGCATCCTCTGGAAGACTTCGGCCCAGCGGCTGAAGTTTGAACTGGAGGAAGGGCAGAAAGTGATCGTTCACGGCGATCTCGATGTCTATCCGCCCCGCGGCACGTATCAACTCATCGTGCAGCGCATCGAACCGCAAGGGATCGGCGCACTGCAACTCGCGTTCAAGCAATTGCAAGAACGGCTCGCGAAAGAAGGACTGTTTCATCCAGGGCGCAAGCGCTCGTTGCCGCGGTTTCCGCAGCGGATCGGATTTGTCACGAGTCCGAGTGGCGCCGCGATTCACGACTTTCTACAAGTCATCCGCCGTCGTTGGCCGAACGTGCATGTGCTGGTCATTCCAGCCAAAGTGCAAGGCCCCGGTGCAGCCGCAGATGTCGTTCGCGGCATTCAGCTCGCGAATCAGTTGCAGCCGGCGCTCGATGTGCTCGTGGTCGGTCGCGGCGGTGGCAGCATTGAGGATCTGTGGTGCTTCAACGAAGAGCCCGTCGTGCGCGCGATCTTCGCCTCGCTCGTGCCGGTTGTTTCTGCGGTCGGGCATGAAGTTGACGTGACGCTCGCCGATCTGGTGGCTGATGTGCGGGCACTTACGCCGACCGAGGCAGCCGAACGAATCGTTCCTTCGGCGGAAGATCTGCGAATGCAACTCGCGACCATCGGCCGGCGGATGAAGATGTCGCTGCAAGGGCAACTCAATTCCGCCCGGCGACAATTGGAACTCCTCGCCAGCCGTCGAGTACTGACCCATCCGCTCGATCGCATTCACGACCGAGCGCGTCGGCTCGACGAACTTTCGCAAACCATGGACCACGCAATTCGCCGCCGCGCGCAGCGGAGCCGCGATGCACTGGTCGCCATCGCCGCGCAGCTCGAAGCGCTCAGCCCGTTGCAAGTTCTTTCGCGCGGTTACAGCGTGACGCAAAAGAGTGATGATTCGCTCGTGCGCTCTGCGTCTGACTTGGCCGTTGGCGATACCATCCGCACCCGACTCAGCAGTGGCGAAGTCACGAGCCGCGTCGAACAAGTCAAACCGGAGAAGAAAAAATGA
- the xseB gene encoding exodeoxyribonuclease VII small subunit, translating into MTQAQATQDNAEEITFEQSLTSLEKVVRGLEDGQQGLGASLQLYEQGIQHLQRCYQLLDAAEQKIELLTNVDEDGQATTESFDSDAGNLEEKTATRNRKRAPRS; encoded by the coding sequence ATGACACAAGCGCAAGCTACACAGGACAACGCCGAAGAGATCACCTTCGAGCAATCGCTCACCTCGCTCGAAAAAGTCGTCCGTGGTCTGGAAGACGGCCAGCAGGGGCTCGGCGCTTCGTTGCAACTTTACGAACAGGGCATTCAACATTTGCAGCGCTGCTACCAGCTGCTCGACGCTGCCGAGCAGAAAATCGAACTGCTGACAAATGTCGACGAGGACGGCCAGGCGACAACGGAGTCGTTTGATTCCGACGCCGGCAATCTGGAAGAGAAAACTGCGACGCGCAATCGCAAGCGAGCACCGCGGTCTTGA
- a CDS encoding serine hydrolase domain-containing protein: MALRHTGSLALLLFVALVNFTSAQSPMSLPVVAPAELGFDTDKLIAIDGIVAKGIEDKKMPGCVVAFGRKNKLAWLKAYGNKRVEWEGEPAAAMTVDTVFDLASLTKPIATATSVMHFFQKNPRDIQKTVGSFLPEFNETGDEKMNEQKRKLTVENLLTHCTGLIADNPIGDYQQGVDESRRRLLALKLTNEKKFLYSDVNFLVLGLLLEKVSGQNVHEYSQQHIFKPLGMQETTYIPGDELKKRCAPTERRDGNWMQGEVHDPRAYKLNGIAGHAGLFSTASDLSRYAAAMLNEGEYEGQRFLNDSAWKMMTTPIALPGVRNDGSAYEAWRAQGWDSNTGFSTNGGKGRSKKAFGHGGFTGTVIWIDPEQDWFFIFLSNRVHPNGKGLVNPLAGEIATVISAAATRK, encoded by the coding sequence ATGGCTCTTCGACATACCGGCTCGCTCGCGCTGCTCCTTTTTGTTGCTCTCGTCAACTTCACCAGCGCGCAATCGCCTATGTCATTGCCGGTGGTTGCGCCGGCGGAACTGGGTTTCGACACCGACAAGCTGATCGCCATTGACGGCATTGTGGCGAAGGGAATCGAAGACAAAAAAATGCCGGGCTGCGTGGTCGCCTTCGGCAGAAAAAACAAATTGGCCTGGCTCAAAGCATATGGCAACAAGCGAGTTGAATGGGAAGGTGAACCCGCGGCTGCGATGACCGTCGATACGGTGTTCGACCTGGCTTCGCTCACCAAGCCGATTGCGACGGCGACGAGCGTAATGCATTTCTTTCAGAAGAATCCGCGCGACATTCAAAAGACGGTCGGCTCGTTTCTGCCGGAGTTCAACGAGACCGGCGATGAAAAAATGAATGAGCAAAAGCGAAAGCTCACCGTCGAGAACTTACTGACGCACTGCACGGGCCTGATCGCCGATAATCCGATCGGCGACTATCAGCAGGGCGTCGACGAATCGCGCCGGCGGTTGCTCGCGCTCAAGCTGACGAATGAAAAGAAGTTCTTGTATAGCGACGTCAACTTCCTGGTGCTTGGCTTGTTGTTGGAGAAGGTGAGCGGGCAAAACGTACATGAGTATTCGCAGCAGCACATTTTTAAGCCGCTGGGCATGCAGGAGACGACGTACATCCCTGGCGACGAGCTGAAGAAGCGCTGCGCACCGACAGAGCGTCGTGATGGCAATTGGATGCAAGGAGAAGTGCACGACCCGCGGGCTTACAAGCTGAACGGCATTGCGGGGCACGCCGGGCTCTTTTCTACGGCCAGCGATTTGTCGCGCTATGCTGCGGCGATGCTGAACGAGGGTGAGTACGAAGGCCAACGCTTTCTCAACGACAGTGCCTGGAAAATGATGACCACGCCGATCGCGTTGCCCGGCGTGCGGAACGATGGCTCGGCGTACGAAGCCTGGCGGGCACAGGGCTGGGACTCGAACACGGGCTTTTCGACCAACGGTGGCAAGGGCCGGTCGAAAAAAGCCTTTGGTCACGGCGGGTTTACGGGCACGGTGATCTGGATCGATCCCGAGCAGGATTGGTTCTTCATTTTCCTCAGTAACCGCGTGCATCCCAATGGTAAGGGGCTGGTGAATCCGCTCGCGGGCGAGATCGCCACGGTGATCAGCGCCGCGGCCACTAGGAAGTGA